Genomic DNA from Triticum urartu cultivar G1812 unplaced genomic scaffold, Tu2.1 TuUngrouped_contig_5724, whole genome shotgun sequence:
GCCGGCGCCTCCCCCCACAGGATCCAGGCGCTGGTGGCTGCCGCTGACCGGGAGAAAGGTGCCAGGGTGGACTGCCACAAGGCTCTCGTGGTGCACAAGGTCCGGAAGACGCCAGCGCTCCCTGGTGGTGAGGTTGTTGTTAATATCTCTCATCAATTGGCACTGTTTGATCCAGAGGATGATGGTCATGGTGGCTGCCCTGATTGGACACTACACCCCATCTTCAACGACGATGATAACAACTGTTGTTACACCCACAAATGCGAGGTCGACGACAATGAAGAAGATGGCGATGTGCTACTTGATGAGTGTGATGAAGGCGTTGACGACCAACCGTCGGTCATGGATGTAATCCGGAACAACCGAGAGGCAGAAGGCTTGGAGTTCAGCATTGACGATGAGATCGATCAGGCTGCTGATATGTTCATCACAAGGTTTCGGAAGCGGATGAATCAGA
This window encodes:
- the LOC125529613 gene encoding uncharacterized protein LOC125529613; its protein translation is GASPHRIQALVAAADREKGARVDCHKALVVHKVRKTPALPGGEVVVNISHQLALFDPEDDGHGGCPDWTLHPIFNDDDNNCCYTHKCEVDDNEEDGDVLLDECDEGVDDQPSVMDVIRNNREAEGLEFSIDDEIDQAADMFITRFRKRMNQNF